The window TGAGCAAAAAGTAATGTTTTTATTTCCATATTAAACTATTCAAAATATTTGTCTATGCTTGAGCAACAGACATCTATTTGCACATAGGGAGGCGTTCTAAATGCCCGGCAAACTGGACGAAATTTACGTCAAAACCTTAATTGTTGATGACGACCCTGAACATGCTGAAGTATTCTGTGATTTAATTTCAGACTTGAAGTTGACCATTTCCATAGCCAACAGCGGCCAAGAAGCCCTGAGCTTATTACAGAAACAAAAATTTCAGATAGTACTTACCGATCTGATCATGCCGGGCATGAACGGTATGGAGTTGATGCACCAGATTTTGGTTCACCATCCAGCCATGATTGTAATCATGATAACGGGTTCAGGTGACTTGCAGGGAGCAGTAAGGGCCATGCAGCTCGGTGCTTTTTCATATTTCAGCAAGACCGGGGAGCCAGAAGATTTACGTAAAGAAATCCGCAAGGCCATGGAAATCATTAATTTGCGGAAACAAGTGGCACAACATGTTCCCGCAAAACTTGCTTTGCCATTGTCAGACCATAATAACTCAACAGCGCCACCAGTCTCCCTGAAACAAGCCAGACGCATGGCTGAAGCAGTTCACATCAGAAATGTATTGATACAGGTTAGCGGCAACAAAACACAGGCTGCCAGCATTCTGGGTATTACCTACCGACAGCTTTTAAACAGGCTCAAGGATCTGGAGCTTTAATTAGATCCCAAATCAATCCTGCCCCTTCAGCATTTTAGATCTTGTCTGCATACTACCTCGGCAGAGTAAATGCTCTGGTCTCTTACCCTGCCTGTCTCGGTTAACTTTGAAATCTTAGTTTATCCGCGTTGCAGAGGCATGGTAAGGCAGTGCGGACCACCGTGTCCTGCCCATAATTCCCGAGCTTCAAAGGTTTGAACTTCAATTCCATCCTGTTCCAGAGCAGCCCTGGTCAGGGGTGTTCCATTGTAAGCGATAACCTTGCCTGGAGCTGTAGCCACAACATTGGCTGCCTGCCTGCGCAACTCACCAAGTGTCCTGCCAAGGAAGAATGCAAAACTATCAGCACTGTCATCCGGCTCCCGGCCTCCTACATAGGTGACCTTATAGCCTTTGGAACGAATATAATCCACAAGCTTCATTTCGCCTGTATCTTCTTTT is drawn from Desulfonatronovibrio magnus and contains these coding sequences:
- a CDS encoding response regulator, which translates into the protein MPGKLDEIYVKTLIVDDDPEHAEVFCDLISDLKLTISIANSGQEALSLLQKQKFQIVLTDLIMPGMNGMELMHQILVHHPAMIVIMITGSGDLQGAVRAMQLGAFSYFSKTGEPEDLRKEIRKAMEIINLRKQVAQHVPAKLALPLSDHNNSTAPPVSLKQARRMAEAVHIRNVLIQVSGNKTQAASILGITYRQLLNRLKDLEL